In one Dehalogenimonas formicexedens genomic region, the following are encoded:
- a CDS encoding AbrB/MazE/SpoVT family DNA-binding domain-containing protein gives MPSETKRTVINLGQGSLIICLPKDWLRYHHIRAGDKVRVVTNGVITIEPLIADGRSGNNRGSQGDSAD, from the coding sequence ATGCCTAGTGAAACAAAGCGAACCGTGATTAATCTAGGTCAAGGCAGTCTTATAATCTGTCTCCCAAAAGATTGGTTGCGGTATCACCATATTCGAGCCGGGGATAAGGTAAGGGTCGTGACTAACGGTGTGATCACCATCGAGCCTTTAATTGCAGATGGTCGAAGTGGCAATAACCGGGGTAGCCAAGGTGATTCCGCCGATTAA
- a CDS encoding adenine-specific methyltransferase EcoRI family protein, giving the protein MLDRNDVIESKPLNRSLSAAKAAKQDEFYTQYVDIQKEVEAYLEFDPDTFRGKVVYCNCDDPFESNFFKYFAANFNKLGLKKLITTSYDGSPIAGQGTLFPEYNEGNGKRQKPKALAFIIEHVKDEDGDGAANVTDVELFLKHNKAARSALKGNPDKYPGGDFRSAECIAFLKEADIVVTNPPFSLFREYVTQLVEHGKKFLILGDQNAITYREIFQLIKENKLWLGVDNGGTKWFQVPDDYDIQTESRKKIANGVKYFSMGRIMWFTNLDHGRRHQVLPLMTMAENLKFSRNMKDKGRYDRYDNFDAIEVPTYKEIPSDYDGMMGVPITFLDKYNPDQFEIMGSFNAGTHGAELGATMTEIVTKGKTMNWNGPVISKTPLYKRIVIRHRRPAKGKKE; this is encoded by the coding sequence TTGTTAGACCGAAACGACGTCATAGAGAGCAAACCTCTCAACCGCAGCCTTAGCGCCGCCAAGGCTGCCAAGCAGGACGAGTTCTACACTCAGTACGTCGACATCCAGAAAGAAGTTGAAGCCTACCTAGAATTCGACCCGGACACCTTCCGCGGCAAGGTTGTCTATTGCAATTGTGACGACCCCTTCGAGAGCAATTTCTTCAAGTACTTCGCCGCCAATTTCAACAAGCTCGGCCTTAAGAAACTCATCACCACCAGCTATGACGGCTCCCCCATCGCGGGGCAGGGCACGTTGTTCCCGGAATACAACGAAGGCAACGGCAAGCGCCAAAAGCCGAAGGCACTAGCATTCATTATTGAGCACGTGAAGGACGAAGACGGTGACGGCGCCGCGAATGTTACCGATGTTGAACTCTTCCTAAAACACAACAAGGCCGCCCGCAGCGCCCTCAAAGGTAACCCGGATAAATACCCCGGCGGCGACTTCCGCAGCGCCGAGTGCATCGCATTCCTCAAAGAAGCCGATATCGTCGTGACCAACCCGCCTTTCTCGCTGTTTCGCGAATACGTCACGCAACTCGTGGAACACGGTAAGAAGTTTTTAATCCTCGGCGATCAGAACGCGATCACCTACAGAGAGATTTTTCAACTCATTAAGGAGAACAAGCTGTGGCTCGGAGTTGACAACGGCGGGACGAAATGGTTTCAAGTCCCCGACGACTACGACATCCAGACCGAATCCCGCAAAAAGATTGCGAACGGAGTCAAGTACTTCAGCATGGGACGCATCATGTGGTTCACGAACCTAGACCATGGACGCCGGCACCAAGTGCTACCCCTCATGACCATGGCCGAGAATCTGAAGTTCAGTCGGAACATGAAAGACAAGGGGCGTTACGATCGCTACGACAACTTCGATGCGATCGAAGTTCCAACGTATAAGGAAATCCCCAGTGACTACGACGGCATGATGGGCGTCCCGATTACTTTCCTCGATAAGTATAACCCCGACCAATTCGAGATCATGGGGAGCTTCAACGCCGGGACGCATGGGGCTGAACTGGGCGCGACAATGACCGAGATCGTCACAAAAGGTAAGACAATGAACTGGAATGGCCCAGTCATATCGAAGACGCCGCTCTACAAGCGCATTGTCATCCGCCACCGCCGCCCAGCAAAGGGGAAGAAAGAGTGA
- the dnaN gene encoding DNA polymerase III subunit beta gives MRLSCLQENLSKGLAIVGRAAASRSTLPITNNVLLSTDEGRLKLSATNLEMAVSCWIGAKVEEEGATTVPAKLLTDFVATLPNDKIEIALSAKKIMTLKCRRFEARMTGVDAKDFPPIPKVEGGVSVKIDVNEFKKGIARVVFAAATDESRPVLTGINAEFDGGVLTLAAADGFRLAVYKMALAEPASQKVKAIIPSKTLSEVSRLITDGEETIGITVDSQKSQILFRLKNIELVSQLLQGSFPQYNQIIPQSHTTRSVIEVAQFLMAAKTAQIFARDGGGIVRLIMTPGGGKAPGRLSITARSEEIGDDQAELDAAVSGEESKIAFNGKYLLDVLSVLSEDQVALEVTGPSSPGVLRPVGTDNYVHVVMPMFVQW, from the coding sequence ATGCGTTTATCCTGCTTACAAGAGAACCTTTCCAAGGGCTTGGCGATAGTCGGACGCGCCGCGGCGTCTCGCTCGACCCTGCCGATTACCAATAACGTTCTCCTTTCCACCGATGAAGGAAGGTTGAAACTGTCGGCCACCAACCTGGAAATGGCCGTGTCCTGCTGGATCGGCGCCAAGGTAGAGGAAGAGGGCGCCACCACCGTTCCCGCCAAGCTCCTTACCGACTTCGTCGCCACCCTGCCCAATGACAAGATCGAGATCGCCCTTTCCGCCAAAAAGATAATGACCCTCAAGTGCCGCCGCTTTGAGGCGCGCATGACCGGCGTTGACGCCAAGGATTTCCCGCCGATCCCCAAGGTTGAGGGCGGGGTCTCGGTCAAAATTGATGTCAACGAGTTTAAAAAAGGCATCGCCCGCGTCGTTTTTGCCGCCGCCACTGATGAGAGCCGGCCGGTTTTAACGGGTATCAATGCCGAGTTTGACGGCGGAGTCCTGACCCTTGCCGCCGCCGATGGCTTCAGGCTGGCCGTTTACAAGATGGCCCTGGCTGAACCGGCCTCGCAGAAAGTCAAGGCGATCATCCCCTCCAAGACCCTGTCCGAGGTTTCACGGCTTATAACCGACGGCGAAGAAACCATCGGCATCACCGTTGATTCGCAGAAGAGCCAGATCCTTTTCCGACTCAAGAACATCGAGTTGGTGTCTCAACTGCTCCAGGGATCTTTCCCGCAGTACAACCAGATAATTCCCCAGTCCCACACCACCCGATCCGTTATCGAAGTCGCGCAGTTCCTGATGGCTGCCAAGACCGCCCAGATTTTCGCCCGTGATGGCGGCGGCATAGTTCGCCTGATCATGACACCGGGTGGAGGCAAGGCGCCCGGCCGGTTGTCGATCACCGCCCGTAGCGAAGAGATCGGCGATGACCAGGCGGAACTGGACGCGGCGGTTTCGGGTGAAGAATCAAAGATAGCCTTCAATGGCAAATACCTGCTGGACGTCCTGAGCGTACTCTCGGAAGACCAGGTCGCCCTCGAGGTCACCGGACCCTCATCCCCCGGTGTACTGAGGCCGGTTGGAACTGACAACTACGTCCATGTTGTGATGCCGATGTTCGTGCAATGGTGA
- a CDS encoding aspartyl protease family protein, with translation MKLPTINITGCGRKACSQIEALLDSGCSLTMVSKERASQMGAILLDESTQIVGVTGHTFPAELGVVALTVGGQTKLTLVGIADKKNMAGHEAIVGSDIMRDNCCVISFSDDLGGAIGVSCKC, from the coding sequence ATGAAATTACCTACAATCAATATCACGGGCTGTGGCAGGAAAGCTTGTTCACAAATTGAGGCGCTTCTCGACTCGGGCTGCAGCTTAACTATGGTGAGCAAAGAGCGCGCCAGCCAAATGGGAGCCATCCTGTTGGATGAATCAACACAGATCGTAGGTGTGACAGGGCATACTTTTCCCGCCGAACTCGGAGTGGTTGCGTTAACCGTCGGCGGCCAGACCAAGCTCACGTTGGTAGGAATAGCAGATAAAAAGAATATGGCGGGGCACGAAGCCATCGTTGGAAGCGACATTATGCGGGACAATTGCTGCGTCATATCATTTTCGGATGATCTTGGTGGGGCTATTGGAGTGTCGTGCAAGTGTTGA
- a CDS encoding helix-turn-helix domain-containing protein translates to MDKSAKLGQIGGLFVDENVLSERTYGVQEASIILGFDREGRTVRRHINSGLIKATKIGTHGKWHILESEIIRVKAGKPNQKPLVVPSDLDNNSSQSQVKPNGAYQKEHIASLQELARKTWDSANLIGDIDDPTHLEVKENAYFKALTYLISDSRWPMLAGHLGAQARRLELTRDSLFLPSQDGKGSASLETRMERVNMAYPLIVSGGLEVIAFYGDENAWPKFGLNSKCQWCPQQTIHPSP, encoded by the coding sequence ATGGACAAATCGGCCAAACTGGGCCAAATCGGCGGTTTGTTTGTGGACGAAAACGTGTTGAGCGAAAGAACCTATGGCGTGCAAGAAGCCTCAATAATACTGGGATTCGACAGGGAAGGTCGGACTGTCAGGCGACACATCAATTCCGGTCTAATTAAAGCCACTAAGATTGGCACACACGGTAAATGGCATATTCTTGAATCCGAAATAATACGGGTCAAGGCTGGCAAACCAAACCAAAAACCTCTTGTAGTTCCTTCTGACCTTGATAACAATTCATCGCAATCTCAGGTTAAGCCCAATGGTGCATATCAAAAAGAGCATATTGCAAGCCTTCAAGAACTCGCTAGAAAAACCTGGGATAGCGCTAACCTTATCGGCGACATCGATGATCCCACGCATTTGGAAGTCAAAGAGAATGCTTACTTTAAGGCGCTTACATATCTGATCTCTGATTCAAGATGGCCAATGCTAGCTGGTCACTTAGGAGCACAAGCCAGGCGGCTTGAATTGACACGGGATAGCCTTTTTCTGCCTTCCCAAGATGGCAAAGGCTCCGCATCTCTCGAAACACGCATGGAGAGAGTGAATATGGCATATCCACTCATCGTTTCTGGAGGCTTAGAGGTTATCGCATTTTATGGTGACGAAAATGCTTGGCCTAAATTCGGTTTGAACTCAAAATGTCAATGGTGCCCTCAACAGACTATCCACCCTTCACCTTAA
- a CDS encoding ABC transporter permease yields the protein MRFSEILSMAFSNLWRRKLRTVLTIAAVVIGATLIALMASLGDGLKGFIVGQFGQTFPEDAVIVSSGRDINVFRGNGGPQEITSVNTVVQPFTAEDISKIKSIPGVERVDYLVSVQARYVQPEDSARMYTVDVSGAPAYEAAIRPLFLGSTISDGDTGKCLISYDYLTAFGWSVDQSVIGRKVIVSVGKQLAYNTDTRDFTFTIQGVIDKKVSSAQLLITQTDAIEMARYYQDNPLRYSEQQPGFTVQVKAENASRVGTIAAAVKSLGFNALTADDILAEINRVFSVIQVGLSAFGIIALVVAAIGIINTLLMAIHERTREIGVMKAVGATRSNIRALFTTEGAALGFLGGGIGVILALVLGQLLNVIGAQTFLSNFPGFKLSVFSFWLVPGVIALTTAISLLAGLYPASRAARLDPVEALRYE from the coding sequence GTGCGGTTTAGTGAAATCTTGTCGATGGCGTTTTCCAACCTCTGGCGGCGAAAGCTCCGGACAGTGCTGACCATTGCCGCGGTGGTTATCGGCGCCACTCTTATTGCCCTGATGGCCTCCCTCGGCGACGGCCTTAAGGGCTTTATCGTCGGCCAGTTCGGCCAAACCTTCCCCGAGGACGCAGTCATCGTTTCCTCCGGCCGGGACATTAATGTTTTCCGGGGTAACGGCGGGCCTCAGGAGATCACCAGTGTCAATACGGTGGTTCAGCCTTTCACCGCGGAGGACATCTCCAAAATAAAGTCGATCCCCGGCGTCGAACGGGTCGATTACCTGGTGAGCGTCCAGGCCCGTTACGTTCAGCCTGAAGACAGCGCCAGGATGTATACCGTCGACGTCAGCGGCGCCCCGGCCTATGAAGCCGCCATCCGGCCGCTGTTTCTCGGTTCGACGATATCGGACGGCGATACCGGGAAATGCCTCATCTCCTATGACTACCTCACGGCTTTTGGATGGAGTGTGGATCAATCGGTCATCGGCAGAAAGGTCATCGTGTCCGTCGGCAAACAACTGGCCTACAACACCGACACCCGGGATTTCACCTTCACCATCCAGGGCGTCATCGACAAAAAGGTTTCATCGGCGCAACTGCTGATAACCCAAACCGATGCCATTGAAATGGCGCGGTACTACCAGGACAACCCCCTGCGCTACTCGGAGCAGCAGCCCGGATTCACCGTCCAGGTCAAGGCTGAGAACGCCTCCCGGGTAGGCACGATAGCCGCGGCGGTGAAGTCGCTGGGCTTCAATGCCCTGACCGCCGATGACATCCTGGCCGAAATCAACCGGGTGTTCAGCGTCATTCAGGTCGGGCTGTCGGCGTTCGGGATTATCGCCCTGGTCGTCGCCGCCATCGGTATCATCAATACACTGCTCATGGCGATCCATGAACGCACCCGGGAGATCGGCGTGATGAAAGCCGTCGGCGCCACCCGCTCCAATATCCGCGCCCTGTTTACCACCGAAGGAGCCGCCCTGGGTTTCCTCGGCGGTGGCATCGGGGTTATTTTGGCCCTGGTTCTGGGACAACTTTTGAACGTCATCGGCGCCCAAACCTTTTTATCGAACTTTCCCGGGTTCAAACTATCGGTTTTCAGCTTTTGGCTCGTGCCGGGAGTCATCGCCCTCACCACCGCAATTTCCTTGCTGGCCGGCCTGTATCCCGCCAGTCGCGCCGCCCGGCTCGACCCTGTCGAAGCCCTGCGGTACGAATGA
- a CDS encoding DnaB-like helicase N-terminal domain-containing protein, with the protein MAPRKPLSDHAPTHDEKAEAAIIAAIFTEPEWLRELELTPGDFYDDDLRRLYETQLELYVSNNSVTPDTVSRAVAGKVEQWVIDGVLKNANGTDPVEASKLVRELCLRRVTLSLFAKWSNAVLTMGTGEEVMKAVSECSAELLGLGLVKGHRSVIFSNPIKIDTADPTYRFHVETLDGRYKTDVSFTARELDRESDFGRKIRNVLNLNPILPKDFKSLINRLVTTCKIIPAPSQTSEDDFIVFWVREWFERAQVATAKKDLAHGYIVRNGYRYFVQSQLLAHLSNKLKRAISASRLVQVLESYGYQDLNTRVSSKAMRLHGLPESFFEQGAMPPSEEVPDLFTETDNNPTVPPPTTDEFMI; encoded by the coding sequence ATGGCTCCACGCAAACCTCTTTCCGACCATGCGCCTACGCATGACGAGAAGGCCGAAGCCGCCATTATCGCCGCCATATTCACTGAGCCTGAATGGTTACGTGAACTTGAGCTGACGCCCGGCGACTTCTATGACGATGACCTAAGACGTTTATACGAGACACAACTCGAACTATATGTCAGCAATAACTCCGTGACCCCGGATACCGTCTCCAGGGCAGTAGCCGGGAAAGTGGAGCAATGGGTCATCGACGGCGTTCTCAAAAATGCCAATGGCACCGACCCCGTTGAAGCGTCCAAACTGGTACGGGAACTCTGCCTCCGGCGTGTCACCTTGAGCCTGTTTGCCAAGTGGTCAAACGCCGTGCTGACCATGGGAACCGGCGAGGAAGTGATGAAGGCCGTCAGCGAGTGTTCAGCCGAGCTTCTTGGACTCGGATTAGTCAAGGGCCACCGCTCGGTCATCTTCAGCAACCCGATCAAAATCGACACCGCCGACCCGACTTACCGGTTCCATGTGGAAACTTTGGACGGCCGATACAAGACCGATGTCTCCTTTACGGCCCGTGAGCTTGATCGGGAGTCTGATTTTGGCCGCAAAATACGCAACGTGCTGAACCTTAATCCAATTTTGCCAAAAGACTTCAAGTCGCTTATCAATCGCTTGGTTACCACATGCAAGATCATCCCGGCACCGTCGCAGACCTCAGAAGATGATTTCATTGTCTTTTGGGTGCGTGAATGGTTTGAGCGCGCCCAGGTTGCCACGGCGAAGAAAGACCTTGCTCATGGGTATATCGTTCGTAATGGATACCGCTACTTCGTCCAATCACAGCTTCTGGCCCATCTTTCCAACAAGCTCAAACGCGCGATCTCTGCCAGTAGGCTCGTACAGGTTCTTGAGTCATACGGCTATCAAGACCTCAATACTCGCGTCTCCAGCAAGGCCATGCGGCTCCACGGCCTGCCTGAAAGTTTCTTTGAGCAAGGGGCAATGCCGCCATCTGAAGAAGTGCCCGACCTTTTCACCGAAACCGACAACAACCCAACCGTTCCGCCGCCAACAACTGATGAGTTTATGATATGA
- a CDS encoding recombinase family protein has product MNTGAIYARVSTEDQATGGTSLGTQVQKAMLKAQELGWNVPEGYIITEDHSGKDLHRPGLKKALELARSRSITGIIFFTLDRLYRPDQPGDEWRVFEVLQRFQDQGVKVEWVDASISSREGPFSGVMMYLDSWRAGEERRKIIERTVRGKKARASEGRMPQGTGKGIFGYDYDVITKTRRINEAQASTVRQLFDWTTQGYSIHGMAKKLNGDGIQAFSGGRWHPLTIRRIVTNSVYAGQSFYGRTQRVVDKDGKSHVRETPRSQWIEMPGVTPAIITDDKFQAAQAALGGTKRRVFSEPRKNLLSGYIHCGVCGHRLTGSVLKQKYAYYYCRNNWERYGHTCSQGYVKAPELEARIWQTVGDILQNPDLILSEMRRSHNQSLPHLDETESKLKKESASLAEQEKRLVRLYALGEVNEMFILQETRTLKTRQDAAQRHLEEIRKQRLQIMSLLDSQARITEACQLVSANLARLTFDQKRLALEAIKTEVWVYPDRVELRGKLPTSSLTIARTSASQHGRSCQFQPASVHRGMRVR; this is encoded by the coding sequence ATGAACACGGGAGCGATCTACGCCAGGGTAAGCACCGAAGATCAAGCCACTGGCGGAACGTCACTTGGAACTCAAGTGCAAAAGGCGATGTTGAAGGCTCAAGAACTAGGCTGGAACGTGCCTGAAGGCTACATCATCACGGAAGACCATTCGGGCAAGGACTTACACCGTCCAGGCCTGAAAAAAGCCCTAGAATTGGCGCGAAGCCGCTCGATAACCGGTATCATTTTTTTTACCCTCGACCGGCTTTACCGACCAGATCAGCCGGGTGACGAATGGCGGGTTTTCGAGGTACTACAGCGTTTCCAAGATCAAGGGGTTAAAGTTGAATGGGTAGACGCTTCCATATCGTCCCGCGAAGGCCCGTTTTCCGGTGTGATGATGTATCTCGACTCATGGCGAGCGGGTGAAGAACGACGGAAAATCATCGAGCGCACGGTACGCGGCAAAAAAGCACGCGCCTCGGAAGGCAGAATGCCGCAAGGAACAGGGAAGGGCATTTTTGGCTACGACTACGACGTCATAACTAAAACCCGGAGGATCAACGAGGCGCAAGCCTCGACGGTTAGGCAGCTATTTGATTGGACAACACAGGGATATTCAATTCACGGGATGGCTAAGAAGCTGAATGGCGACGGCATTCAGGCCTTTTCCGGGGGTCGGTGGCATCCATTAACTATCAGGCGCATAGTGACTAATTCTGTTTATGCTGGACAATCTTTTTATGGCCGCACGCAGCGCGTTGTTGATAAAGATGGTAAATCCCACGTTAGAGAGACGCCCCGGAGTCAGTGGATCGAAATGCCAGGTGTTACACCCGCCATTATCACGGATGACAAGTTTCAGGCTGCTCAGGCTGCACTTGGAGGTACGAAGCGACGGGTATTTTCGGAGCCCCGAAAAAATCTCCTATCAGGGTATATCCATTGCGGGGTTTGCGGTCACAGACTTACTGGATCAGTTCTTAAACAGAAATACGCCTATTATTACTGCCGCAACAATTGGGAACGTTACGGGCACACGTGTTCACAAGGTTACGTCAAGGCTCCAGAACTTGAAGCGAGGATATGGCAAACCGTGGGCGACATTCTACAAAACCCCGATCTGATACTGTCGGAGATGCGTAGGAGCCACAACCAATCCCTTCCGCACTTGGATGAGACCGAGAGCAAGCTCAAAAAAGAATCAGCGTCTTTAGCGGAACAAGAGAAGCGTTTGGTGAGGCTATATGCCTTGGGAGAGGTCAACGAGATGTTTATCCTTCAGGAAACGAGAACCTTAAAAACGCGTCAAGATGCAGCGCAGCGACACCTAGAGGAAATAAGAAAACAGCGTTTGCAGATTATGAGCCTGCTGGATTCTCAAGCCAGAATAACAGAAGCGTGCCAGTTGGTGTCAGCCAATCTAGCACGCTTAACCTTTGATCAAAAACGCTTGGCGCTCGAGGCCATAAAGACCGAGGTTTGGGTTTACCCGGATCGGGTTGAACTACGCGGCAAATTGCCTACGTCTTCCCTCACCATTGCACGAACATCGGCATCACAACATGGACGTAGTTGTCAGTTCCAACCGGCCTCAGTACACCGGGGGATGAGGGTCCGGTGA
- a CDS encoding HNH endonuclease family protein, whose protein sequence is MKTTLRTNLTVADICAGFVYNQLEGKGLFGLGGKLTIQPEYQRNYIYAEGGGKKEQAVIESLLQGYPLGLIYFNTVAADKFEVLDGQQRITSIGRFVTDKFAIMDNGNPKNFGGMAPEQREKILRSMLLIYECEGSEPEIKQWFETINIAGVPLNEQEKLNAIFSGPFVTKAREEFSNGQNANIQKWSAYIKGSINRQDFLERALEWVSKGEIAAYMSRHRYDKNINGLKTYFNSVIDWVSTVFTDVKKEMQGLEWGKLYEQYHSQSYDPAQVSAEVKRLYGDPYIKNRRGVFAYILGGSQNTTLLDVRVFDDATKQSVYEKQTSAAQAKGESNCPLCAMGNNANKIRIYKLNEMDADHVSAWSKGGGSSSENCQMLCITHNQAKGNR, encoded by the coding sequence GTGAAAACCACCCTCCGAACCAACCTAACTGTCGCCGACATCTGCGCCGGGTTCGTCTACAACCAACTCGAAGGCAAGGGCTTGTTTGGCTTGGGCGGGAAGCTCACCATTCAGCCGGAGTACCAGCGGAATTACATCTACGCCGAGGGCGGGGGAAAGAAAGAACAGGCGGTCATTGAATCACTGCTCCAGGGGTATCCGCTGGGATTGATTTATTTCAACACCGTCGCGGCGGACAAGTTCGAGGTTCTCGACGGCCAGCAACGCATTACCAGCATCGGGCGTTTCGTTACCGACAAGTTTGCAATCATGGATAACGGGAACCCTAAGAACTTTGGCGGGATGGCCCCGGAGCAACGGGAAAAAATTCTTCGCTCGATGCTGCTGATTTATGAGTGCGAGGGCTCTGAGCCCGAGATTAAGCAGTGGTTCGAGACAATCAACATCGCCGGTGTACCGCTCAACGAGCAGGAAAAGTTGAACGCCATCTTTTCCGGGCCCTTCGTTACCAAGGCCAGGGAAGAGTTCAGCAACGGCCAGAACGCGAACATCCAGAAGTGGAGCGCCTACATCAAGGGCAGCATCAATCGTCAGGATTTTCTTGAGCGAGCATTGGAGTGGGTGAGTAAGGGAGAAATCGCCGCCTACATGAGTCGGCATCGCTACGACAAGAACATCAACGGGTTGAAGACCTATTTCAACAGCGTGATCGATTGGGTTTCAACGGTTTTCACAGACGTAAAGAAAGAGATGCAGGGTTTGGAGTGGGGCAAGCTCTACGAGCAATATCACTCCCAGTCGTATGATCCGGCGCAAGTTTCCGCCGAGGTCAAGCGACTCTATGGCGACCCGTACATCAAGAACCGTCGCGGCGTCTTCGCATATATTCTCGGCGGCTCGCAAAATACGACGCTCCTGGATGTGCGAGTGTTCGATGATGCCACCAAGCAATCAGTCTATGAGAAGCAAACGAGCGCGGCACAAGCGAAGGGCGAGTCCAACTGTCCGCTCTGCGCGATGGGAAACAACGCGAACAAGATCAGAATCTATAAGCTTAACGAAATGGACGCTGACCACGTTTCCGCATGGAGTAAGGGCGGCGGCAGTTCGTCTGAGAATTGCCAGATGCTCTGCATTACCCACAATCAGGCCAAAGGTAATCGATAG